In Dermatophilus congolensis, a genomic segment contains:
- the secA gene encoding preprotein translocase subunit SecA, whose amino-acid sequence MPKIIDRVLRAGEGRVLRHLEGIVAQVNAIEEDFLSLSDAELRAETDRFKARIADGESLDSLLPEAFAAVREASSRTIGKRHFDVQVMGGAALHMGNVAEMKTGEGKTLVATLPSYLNALSGKGVHVVTVNDFLAKYQSELMGRVHRMLGLETGVILSHLTPAQRRAEYAKDITYGTNNEFGFDYLRDNMAWQTEELVQRGHNFAIVDEVDSILIDEARTPLIISGPADGVTRWYVEMAKMVKHLERGRGADRLRGIEAEGDYEVDEKKKTVGILEPGIAKVEDYLGIDNLYESNNTPLIGYLNNAIKAKELFKRDKDYVVMDGEVLIVDEHTGRILAGRRYNEGMHQAIEAKEGVKIQNENQTLATVTLQNYFRLYNKLSGMTGTAQTEAAELHQIYKVGVVQIRTNRPMVRRDQPDLVYRTEVAKFDAVVKDIVERHRKGQPVLVGTTSVEKSEYLSQQLDAHGVPHEVLNAKYHEREAAIVAEAGRRGAVTVATNMAGRGTDIMLGGNPEFRAVDALRRRGLSPEETPEEYEAAWDQALAEAEAAVKSEHDEVSLLGGLYVLGTERHESRRIDNQLRGRSGRQGDPGESRFYLSLQDDLMRLFNAERVNRFMVAVKMDDSVPISAKMVTRSIQSAQTQVEGRNFDIRKNVLKYDDVLNTQRKVIYGERRRVLEGEDLHEQMRYFINDVVTEYVRAATEEQLPEDWKLEQLWSDVAELFPVSLTLADVESAAGGRSSVTREILVQELISDAQFALDAREAQFGRRAMREVERRVVLSVLDRKWREHLYEMDYLKEGIGLRAMAQRDPVVEYSREGHHMFQAMIEAIKEDAVRLLFNADIKVDERQLPPEESPEQSSGEAVRGEGVEHPDARRFAYSGGGDTVGETEQRGNRRERRSRRLRRRGR is encoded by the coding sequence GTGCCGAAGATCATCGATCGAGTCCTGCGAGCAGGTGAGGGGCGTGTGCTGCGTCACCTAGAGGGCATCGTTGCTCAGGTGAACGCGATCGAGGAGGATTTTCTGTCGCTCTCTGATGCGGAGTTGCGGGCAGAGACGGACAGGTTTAAAGCGCGTATCGCTGATGGTGAGTCGTTGGATTCGCTGTTGCCGGAGGCATTTGCCGCGGTTCGTGAGGCGTCTTCTCGAACGATTGGTAAGCGTCACTTTGATGTGCAGGTGATGGGTGGAGCGGCGTTGCATATGGGCAATGTTGCTGAGATGAAGACCGGTGAGGGTAAGACGCTGGTCGCGACTTTGCCGAGTTATTTGAATGCCTTGTCGGGTAAAGGTGTTCACGTTGTCACGGTGAACGACTTCTTGGCTAAGTATCAGTCTGAGCTGATGGGTCGTGTGCACCGCATGTTGGGGTTGGAGACAGGTGTGATCTTGTCGCATCTGACGCCGGCTCAGCGTCGGGCGGAGTATGCGAAGGACATTACGTACGGCACGAATAATGAGTTCGGCTTCGATTACCTGCGTGACAACATGGCGTGGCAGACCGAAGAGTTGGTGCAGCGGGGGCATAACTTCGCGATTGTGGATGAGGTGGACTCGATCCTCATTGATGAGGCGCGTACGCCGTTGATCATTTCTGGTCCGGCTGATGGTGTGACGCGGTGGTATGTCGAGATGGCGAAGATGGTTAAGCATCTTGAGCGGGGGCGTGGCGCGGATCGTCTGCGTGGTATCGAGGCCGAGGGTGACTACGAGGTCGACGAGAAGAAAAAGACGGTCGGGATTCTTGAGCCGGGCATCGCCAAGGTGGAGGACTACCTCGGTATTGACAACTTGTATGAGAGCAACAACACGCCTTTGATCGGGTATTTGAACAATGCGATCAAGGCTAAGGAGTTGTTCAAGCGGGACAAGGATTACGTGGTCATGGACGGTGAGGTGCTCATCGTTGATGAGCACACGGGCCGTATCTTGGCTGGTCGTCGCTATAACGAGGGGATGCACCAGGCTATTGAGGCCAAAGAGGGGGTGAAGATTCAGAACGAGAACCAAACGTTGGCGACGGTGACGTTGCAGAACTATTTCCGCCTGTACAACAAACTATCGGGTATGACGGGTACGGCTCAGACGGAAGCAGCTGAGCTGCACCAGATTTATAAGGTTGGGGTGGTGCAGATTCGGACGAACCGTCCGATGGTGCGTCGTGATCAGCCGGACTTGGTGTACCGGACAGAGGTCGCGAAGTTTGACGCGGTGGTCAAGGACATTGTTGAGCGTCACCGTAAGGGCCAGCCGGTGCTGGTGGGTACGACCAGCGTGGAGAAGAGCGAGTATCTTTCGCAGCAGTTGGATGCTCATGGTGTGCCGCACGAGGTGCTGAATGCGAAGTATCACGAGCGTGAAGCGGCCATTGTGGCTGAGGCTGGCCGTCGAGGTGCGGTGACGGTTGCGACGAACATGGCCGGTCGTGGCACCGACATCATGCTGGGTGGTAACCCAGAATTCCGTGCAGTGGATGCATTGCGTCGTCGAGGGCTGTCGCCGGAGGAGACACCTGAGGAGTACGAGGCGGCTTGGGATCAGGCTTTGGCTGAGGCTGAGGCTGCGGTGAAGTCTGAGCACGACGAAGTGTCGTTGCTGGGTGGTTTGTATGTGTTGGGTACCGAACGGCACGAGTCGCGTCGTATCGATAATCAGTTGCGGGGTCGTTCTGGTCGTCAGGGCGACCCGGGGGAAAGCCGTTTCTACCTGTCATTGCAGGATGATTTGATGCGGTTGTTTAACGCTGAGCGTGTGAACCGCTTCATGGTTGCTGTGAAAATGGACGATTCGGTTCCGATCTCGGCGAAGATGGTTACCCGCTCGATCCAGAGTGCGCAGACGCAGGTTGAGGGCCGTAACTTCGATATTCGTAAGAATGTTTTGAAGTACGACGATGTTTTGAACACTCAGCGCAAGGTTATTTACGGTGAGCGTCGTCGTGTGCTTGAGGGTGAGGATCTGCATGAGCAGATGCGTTACTTCATCAACGATGTGGTGACTGAGTATGTGCGTGCTGCGACAGAGGAGCAGCTTCCGGAGGATTGGAAGCTGGAGCAGTTGTGGTCTGATGTGGCTGAGTTGTTCCCGGTGTCGTTGACGTTGGCGGATGTGGAGTCTGCTGCCGGTGGCCGTAGTTCGGTGACTCGGGAAATTCTTGTGCAAGAGCTGATCTCGGATGCTCAGTTTGCGTTGGATGCACGGGAGGCGCAATTTGGTCGCCGTGCGATGCGTGAGGTGGAGCGTCGTGTGGTTCTCAGTGTTCTGGACCGTAAGTGGCGTGAGCACTTGTACGAGATGGATTACCTCAAAGAGGGTATTGGGCTGCGTGCGATGGCTCAGCGTGACCCGGTGGTGGAGTACAGCCGTGAGGGTCACCACATGTTCCAGGCGATGATTGAGGCCATTAAGGAAGATGCTGTGCGTCTTCTGTTCAATGCCGATATCAAGGTGGATGAAAGGCAGTTGCCTCCGGAGGAGTCACCGGAGCAGAGCTCGGGTGAGGCTGTGCGTGGTGAGGGTGTCGAGCATCCTGATGCGCGTCGCTTTGCGTATTCCGGCGGCGGGGACACTGTGGGTGAGACTGAGCAGCGGGGTAACCGTCGTGAGCGTCGTTCGCGCAGGTTGCGTCGCCGCGGACGTTGA
- a CDS encoding S8 family serine peptidase, which produces MRARTSRIGNVATLALALTLGGATAIPASADPLPPASTTGEVSDGAKGAPDKEKMSSHSQELLVEAEAAGKSRVTVMAATERGKTAEVVKHLTSLGATIGYVHDKLGYVRASVPTSKAEHISTIPQVKYVDLDEIVSEPKPDPTPGTSTGSSPWTGPSPQTPAENPYLPTADTGAVAFTKKNPTYDGRGITIGVLDSGVDLEHPALATTTTGERKISNWITATDPLLESDPTWRVMLNRVSGETATFRGTSWKLPHRDDAQYSIDTFRESSSAQSEFKGDIDRNGKTDDSWGILYDYRTHDIWVDTDGDHDFTNNTPMRPYAEKNQVGHFGKDNPSTRVQENVPFVVEYRTNVDLTPIGHAGTTADVINIGTVASAHGTHVAGIAAANMPGWKMQGAAPGAKIVSAKACVYAGGCTSVALTEGMIELVANQRVDIVNMSIGGLPALNDGNNTRSALYNRIIDEYGVQIFISAGNSGAGTNTIGDPSVATDAVSVAAGASKETWLANYGAKAKEEYWAQNYSSRGPREDGGFKPNIMAPGSAISAVPMFMDPEDIPQVSYKLPVGLSMFNGTSMASPQATGAAALLLSAARQNDLPVTPAQLRASLESTTRFIPGLEPTAQGNGLIRIDRAWPILRKAPEASNKYAISAPVCTPLAHLLATPNKGEGIYNRCDATKGGHKAGQSRTYNVTITRTAGPQEITSHTLTWIGNDGTYSSTNAVELPLGKPVTIPVIATPKTLGTHAAILDITPRDNTIRGTRMMADIITSNALDSAPYTASMAGNIDRVRARSIFVTVPEKTQALQVNLAGIAHGSAVRFLAIDPLGMPVESEEIQNRCYTSIGDAKVCPPTSRAYTNPRPGVWEIVVDASRRTPVTSNPFRLTASAQGVTVDPAEKTIPTASVGSPTEINWNIKNDFGNTPVRGTGGPLGSAHEERPSISQGEKHTYKVAVPAGTNRLEISTGKPADINSDLDIVVRDASGTEVGRAASSSAEETVTLAHPTAGTYTVEIDGYTIPSGKMAYDYQDVYYSSTLGKLTINNGSLHALEHGATLPITGEITPNTQPDEGRHMFGELTIMNSENAAIGSAKVSIEKITTK; this is translated from the coding sequence ATGCGTGCACGCACGTCGAGGATCGGCAACGTAGCCACCCTCGCCCTGGCACTCACACTCGGCGGAGCCACCGCCATCCCCGCAAGCGCAGATCCCCTGCCACCTGCCTCCACCACAGGAGAGGTCTCCGACGGAGCCAAAGGCGCACCCGACAAAGAAAAAATGAGCAGCCACAGCCAAGAGCTACTCGTCGAGGCAGAAGCCGCAGGCAAATCACGCGTCACGGTAATGGCCGCCACTGAACGAGGAAAAACAGCCGAAGTCGTCAAACACCTCACCTCACTTGGGGCAACCATCGGCTACGTCCACGACAAACTCGGATACGTACGCGCATCTGTCCCCACCAGCAAAGCTGAACACATCTCCACAATCCCGCAGGTCAAATACGTAGACCTCGATGAAATCGTCTCCGAACCCAAACCTGACCCCACACCAGGAACAAGCACCGGCTCCAGCCCCTGGACCGGCCCCTCACCACAAACCCCCGCCGAAAACCCCTACCTCCCCACCGCTGACACCGGCGCAGTTGCTTTCACCAAGAAAAACCCCACCTACGACGGGCGAGGAATCACCATCGGCGTCCTTGACTCAGGCGTAGACCTAGAACACCCAGCACTGGCAACAACCACCACCGGTGAACGCAAAATCAGCAACTGGATCACCGCAACAGATCCACTTCTGGAATCAGACCCCACCTGGCGAGTCATGCTCAACCGCGTATCCGGAGAAACAGCTACATTCCGCGGAACAAGCTGGAAACTCCCCCACCGCGACGACGCCCAATACTCAATCGACACATTCCGCGAATCAAGCTCTGCGCAAAGCGAATTCAAGGGAGACATCGACAGGAACGGAAAAACCGACGACAGCTGGGGAATCCTGTACGACTACCGAACCCACGACATCTGGGTCGACACCGACGGCGACCACGACTTCACCAACAACACCCCCATGCGGCCATACGCCGAAAAAAACCAAGTCGGACACTTCGGTAAAGACAACCCCTCCACACGCGTCCAAGAAAACGTCCCCTTCGTCGTCGAATACCGCACAAACGTCGACCTCACCCCCATCGGCCATGCCGGAACCACGGCCGACGTCATCAACATCGGCACCGTAGCCAGCGCCCACGGCACCCACGTCGCCGGAATCGCCGCAGCAAACATGCCCGGATGGAAAATGCAAGGAGCAGCCCCCGGAGCAAAAATTGTCTCCGCCAAAGCCTGCGTCTACGCAGGTGGCTGTACCTCCGTCGCCCTCACTGAAGGCATGATCGAACTCGTTGCCAACCAACGCGTCGACATAGTCAACATGTCCATCGGCGGCCTCCCCGCCCTCAACGACGGCAACAACACCCGATCTGCTCTCTACAACCGCATCATCGACGAATACGGTGTACAAATCTTCATCTCCGCAGGCAACTCCGGAGCAGGCACGAACACCATCGGCGACCCCTCCGTAGCAACCGATGCCGTCAGCGTCGCCGCCGGAGCCTCCAAAGAAACCTGGCTAGCCAACTACGGCGCTAAAGCCAAAGAAGAATACTGGGCACAGAACTACTCCTCTCGCGGACCCCGCGAAGACGGCGGATTCAAACCCAACATCATGGCCCCCGGGTCAGCCATCAGCGCTGTCCCCATGTTCATGGACCCCGAAGACATCCCGCAGGTCAGCTACAAACTTCCTGTTGGCCTATCCATGTTCAACGGAACCTCCATGGCCTCCCCACAAGCTACCGGCGCAGCAGCGCTGTTGCTCTCCGCAGCACGCCAAAACGACCTACCCGTCACACCGGCACAACTACGCGCATCCCTAGAATCAACAACACGATTCATCCCCGGACTCGAACCCACTGCCCAAGGCAACGGCCTTATCCGCATCGACCGTGCCTGGCCAATACTGCGCAAAGCCCCCGAAGCCTCCAACAAATACGCCATCTCCGCCCCCGTGTGCACACCACTAGCCCACCTGCTAGCTACACCCAACAAAGGCGAAGGCATCTACAACCGCTGTGACGCCACCAAAGGTGGACACAAAGCTGGCCAAAGCCGCACATACAACGTGACCATCACCCGTACCGCTGGCCCCCAAGAAATCACATCACACACCCTCACCTGGATAGGCAACGACGGAACCTACTCCTCAACCAACGCCGTGGAACTACCCCTAGGAAAACCCGTCACCATCCCGGTGATCGCCACCCCCAAAACACTAGGAACCCACGCCGCCATCCTGGACATCACACCTCGTGACAACACCATCCGCGGCACCCGCATGATGGCCGACATCATCACATCCAACGCACTCGACTCCGCCCCATACACCGCCTCCATGGCCGGGAACATCGACCGCGTCCGAGCACGCAGCATCTTCGTCACCGTCCCGGAAAAAACCCAAGCACTCCAGGTCAACCTCGCCGGAATCGCACACGGATCTGCCGTGCGCTTCCTCGCAATCGACCCACTGGGCATGCCCGTCGAAAGCGAAGAAATCCAAAACCGCTGCTACACATCCATCGGTGACGCCAAAGTCTGCCCACCCACCTCACGGGCATACACAAACCCACGCCCCGGCGTATGGGAAATCGTCGTCGACGCCAGCCGACGCACACCCGTCACATCCAACCCCTTCCGCCTTACCGCATCAGCACAAGGCGTCACCGTCGACCCCGCCGAAAAAACCATCCCTACCGCATCAGTGGGCAGCCCAACCGAAATCAACTGGAACATCAAAAACGACTTCGGTAACACCCCCGTACGCGGCACCGGCGGCCCCCTAGGCTCCGCACACGAAGAACGCCCCAGCATCAGCCAAGGCGAAAAACACACCTACAAAGTAGCCGTACCCGCCGGAACCAACCGACTGGAAATCTCCACCGGTAAACCAGCAGACATCAACTCTGACCTAGACATCGTGGTCCGTGACGCCTCCGGCACCGAAGTAGGCCGCGCAGCATCATCCTCCGCTGAAGAAACCGTCACCCTCGCTCACCCCACCGCGGGCACCTACACAGTCGAGATCGACGGATACACAATCCCCAGCGGCAAAATGGCCTACGACTACCAAGACGTCTACTACAGCAGCACGCTAGGCAAACTCACCATCAACAACGGCTCCCTGCACGCCCTCGAACACGGAGCCACCCTGCCCATCACGGGTGAAATCACTCCCAACACCCAACCAGACGAAGGGCGCCACATGTTCGGCGAACTCACAATCATGAACTCCGAGAACGCCGCCATCGGCTCTGCCAAAGTCAGCATCGAAAAAATCACCACCAAGTAA
- a CDS encoding Rv3235 family protein — protein MTDSATNSTTIPSTTIGSWRIYPSPSNIPTHATVITRTRPTTLEPENPTPYAQDRLDIQLTPARSTTATRPTEPEILPPAENYVGRLAVTLFEVLRGRRPLSTLARFVSPKIHGSLDRRRHRAGSTMKIKPVRLRTVVGSTPKNGIYDAAVILEEEGVIHTMALRITQNRGRWIVTELYLD, from the coding sequence ATGACCGACTCGGCCACCAACAGCACCACCATCCCCAGCACCACCATCGGCTCATGGCGCATCTACCCCTCCCCCAGCAACATCCCCACCCACGCCACCGTCATCACCCGCACCCGCCCCACTACCCTCGAACCGGAAAACCCCACCCCCTACGCCCAAGACCGCCTCGACATACAACTCACCCCCGCCCGCAGCACCACTGCCACCCGCCCCACCGAACCCGAAATACTCCCACCTGCCGAAAACTACGTCGGCCGCCTCGCAGTCACCCTCTTCGAAGTCCTCCGCGGCCGCCGCCCCCTTTCCACACTCGCCCGATTCGTCAGCCCCAAAATCCACGGATCCCTCGACCGACGCCGCCACCGCGCAGGCAGCACCATGAAAATCAAACCCGTCCGACTACGCACCGTCGTCGGCAGCACCCCAAAAAACGGCATCTACGACGCCGCCGTCATCCTCGAAGAAGAAGGTGTCATCCACACCATGGCCCTACGCATCACCCAAAACCGGGGGCGCTGGATCGTCACCGAGCTCTACCTCGACTAA
- a CDS encoding helix-turn-helix domain-containing protein encodes MTSRFLLLSDVCEVLNISSAQAYALVRSGELPAIRVGGRGQWRVESVELENYIQRMYAETRRYLAESPQSADDSADELR; translated from the coding sequence ATGACATCACGCTTCTTGCTGTTGTCCGATGTCTGCGAGGTCCTCAATATCTCCTCTGCCCAGGCATACGCACTCGTGCGTAGCGGCGAACTACCCGCCATTCGGGTAGGAGGACGCGGACAATGGCGCGTCGAATCGGTGGAACTAGAGAACTACATCCAACGCATGTACGCCGAAACGCGCCGTTACCTCGCCGAATCTCCCCAAAGCGCAGATGACTCCGCTGATGAATTGCGCTGA
- a CDS encoding AAA family ATPase gives MRAARVRVIVGGNIGLLREALAISRGVDVVAEEEEVAGVAAAAEAALADVAIVNLTTVRLQRSLVEKMRQRGVAVLAAVPPGAADEAQTALRIGVDGHMFMNASPTDVPPLLRQACERVACDDQARTQRLRGRGPRGRELQATKTGELGAAVEGQLGSVIALWGPAGAPGRTTIAVGVAAALAGRGVRTLLIDADTYGGAVAGSLGLEQESPGLVAALRLADRGLLEPVDVELLSVQAGPLLQVLTGLDRVDRWPALVPELIGPVFDVARRYAQVTVVDCGFALEDDPELSYDTYAPRRNGATLAALEAADHVVAVGCDDPVGLSRLEDGLLELAAVGSPAERVVVNQVRTPLPKITRSGVQEGESGPVMARSAAWRRLYLGHTVHLVPADPEGVWAARMKGVPVTALQERSPAGAGIDHLAQGLLEQVAQYSSV, from the coding sequence ATGCGGGCTGCGCGTGTGCGAGTGATAGTCGGGGGAAATATCGGCCTTTTGCGTGAGGCGCTGGCTATCTCACGTGGTGTCGACGTGGTTGCTGAGGAAGAAGAAGTCGCCGGGGTGGCGGCTGCGGCAGAGGCAGCCCTGGCAGATGTGGCCATCGTGAATCTCACAACCGTGAGGCTGCAACGATCTCTGGTGGAGAAAATGCGTCAGCGGGGTGTGGCAGTGCTGGCCGCAGTACCACCAGGAGCAGCTGATGAGGCCCAAACCGCGTTGCGGATCGGGGTTGACGGGCACATGTTTATGAATGCGAGTCCCACCGATGTGCCTCCACTCTTACGACAGGCCTGTGAGCGCGTTGCCTGTGATGATCAGGCACGCACACAGCGACTGCGGGGGCGAGGCCCGCGAGGGCGTGAACTCCAGGCCACCAAAACCGGAGAACTCGGCGCAGCTGTGGAAGGACAGTTGGGAAGCGTCATTGCGTTGTGGGGTCCTGCGGGCGCTCCGGGACGGACAACGATTGCTGTGGGGGTGGCGGCAGCGTTAGCTGGGCGCGGTGTGCGCACACTGCTCATCGACGCCGACACTTACGGCGGCGCAGTAGCTGGTTCGTTAGGTCTTGAACAGGAATCTCCGGGACTCGTGGCGGCGCTGCGGCTAGCCGATCGGGGGCTTTTGGAGCCTGTCGATGTTGAGTTGCTTTCGGTGCAGGCAGGGCCGCTGCTGCAGGTGTTGACCGGCCTGGATCGCGTTGACCGGTGGCCAGCTTTGGTTCCTGAGTTGATTGGCCCGGTTTTTGACGTGGCACGCCGGTATGCACAAGTAACGGTTGTTGACTGTGGTTTTGCGTTGGAAGATGACCCGGAGTTGAGCTATGACACGTATGCTCCGCGCCGTAATGGGGCAACTTTAGCTGCGCTTGAGGCAGCTGATCACGTAGTCGCGGTGGGGTGTGATGATCCGGTTGGGCTGTCGCGTTTAGAGGATGGGTTGTTGGAGTTGGCCGCTGTGGGTAGCCCAGCGGAACGAGTTGTGGTTAACCAGGTCCGCACGCCGTTGCCCAAGATCACGCGAAGCGGGGTGCAGGAGGGGGAGTCCGGGCCAGTAATGGCGCGATCTGCGGCGTGGCGGCGATTGTATTTAGGGCACACGGTGCATTTGGTTCCAGCTGACCCCGAAGGCGTATGGGCTGCGCGGATGAAGGGAGTACCGGTTACTGCTCTACAGGAGCGTTCACCTGCAGGGGCGGGCATTGATCATTTGGCGCAGGGACTGCTGGAGCAAGTGGCACAGTACTCGTCGGTGTAA
- a CDS encoding DUF6912 family protein, translated as MGEVRVFIGVGQEVPAAVAQGGTLLAAGGRAHMLTPTLSAVFPEHDEEDLEYEALWEAAADCPGRIAVAAADVPAAWVSEQPEEDALGHVVVSAEIPLSAVVSWHIELAEDGPDDELSWYDVTETHEVARLMA; from the coding sequence ATGGGTGAGGTGAGGGTGTTCATCGGGGTGGGGCAAGAGGTGCCTGCTGCAGTGGCGCAGGGAGGTACATTGCTTGCTGCTGGGGGGCGTGCGCACATGCTCACGCCGACGTTGTCTGCGGTTTTTCCAGAGCATGATGAAGAAGACCTGGAGTATGAAGCACTGTGGGAGGCAGCGGCAGATTGTCCTGGCCGGATTGCTGTTGCAGCTGCAGATGTTCCAGCGGCATGGGTGAGCGAACAGCCAGAAGAAGATGCACTGGGGCATGTGGTGGTATCGGCGGAAATCCCACTTTCAGCTGTGGTGAGTTGGCATATCGAGTTAGCTGAAGATGGCCCTGACGATGAGCTCTCCTGGTACGACGTGACAGAGACGCATGAGGTTGCCCGGCTCATGGCGTGA
- a CDS encoding DUF2505 domain-containing protein: MHVHETFLIATTAEEAGRRLTDEAIYHRGAEHIGAHNADVHITQQEDAFNVEATFALPTTGMPSAAARLAGPTLTVRLTQHWEAATAEGTRTSSVNITAPGTPVTGIGTLNLRPTDPDSCQLELDADITAAVPLFGPSIEKAAAPALVETIRAVAQEIGTPA, translated from the coding sequence ATGCATGTGCACGAGACATTTCTGATCGCAACAACCGCGGAAGAGGCTGGTCGTCGTCTTACTGATGAGGCGATCTATCACCGCGGCGCCGAACACATCGGCGCCCATAACGCAGACGTGCACATCACACAACAGGAAGACGCTTTTAACGTCGAAGCTACTTTCGCTCTACCCACAACAGGCATGCCCTCAGCAGCAGCGCGGCTAGCTGGCCCCACGTTGACTGTCCGACTCACCCAACACTGGGAAGCAGCCACAGCGGAGGGAACCCGCACTTCATCTGTCAACATCACCGCCCCGGGAACCCCTGTTACCGGAATCGGAACCCTGAACCTGCGCCCCACCGACCCCGACAGCTGCCAGCTAGAACTCGACGCGGACATCACCGCCGCCGTACCACTGTTCGGACCCAGCATCGAAAAAGCAGCTGCCCCAGCACTGGTAGAGACAATTCGGGCTGTCGCCCAGGAAATAGGGACGCCTGCATGA
- a CDS encoding sensor histidine kinase: protein MATFSEKLQFVPGLRSKDVDWLHMLVGDWQLIADLAIGDLVLWGLARDEGQVCQGGFDQAADEAALLAGRRPEGTKWTVLAHVRPNTGPLVFYDDLVGDQANEASTLMLDQAVAARAIVTAGQWPHSVLRRVEATPVVHRGAAIAVVTRHQSVAQVRAASQLERVYQATADTLMGMIRDGGFPLSGQPKSQRHGTPRAGDGVIRIDNDGVIEYLSPNATSALLRLGHEGPLKGAYLSKVVIDLLQGHTIVDETLPLVTMGRAAWRTDVEADGGVMAMRAVPLRQGKERLGALILVRDISELRRQEEQLLTKDATIREIHHRVKNNLQTVAALLRLQARRVTDTSAQASLAEAGRRVSTIALVHETLSRSLDESVGFDEIATRVINAILEVAGGTVSWSRQGSFGHLDAAEATPMALVLAELVQNTVDHAFGPDGGHVVLSVAEADAGVLRVDIFDDGVGLPEGFKPGRSGLGTQIVRAFVQDLRGKITWEARPEGGTKVTFTARKRLTAHSRAG, encoded by the coding sequence ATGGCGACGTTCAGCGAGAAATTGCAGTTCGTTCCAGGGCTGCGCAGTAAGGACGTCGATTGGTTGCACATGCTGGTCGGCGATTGGCAGTTAATCGCTGATTTGGCGATCGGTGATCTTGTTTTGTGGGGGCTTGCTCGTGATGAGGGGCAGGTTTGCCAGGGTGGTTTTGATCAGGCTGCGGATGAGGCGGCGTTGTTGGCTGGTCGTCGTCCTGAGGGAACGAAGTGGACGGTTTTGGCGCATGTGCGGCCTAATACGGGGCCGTTGGTGTTTTATGACGATTTGGTGGGGGATCAGGCGAATGAGGCCAGCACTTTGATGTTGGATCAGGCTGTTGCTGCGCGGGCGATTGTGACTGCGGGGCAGTGGCCGCACAGTGTGTTGCGGCGGGTGGAGGCTACGCCGGTGGTGCATCGGGGGGCGGCTATCGCGGTGGTGACGCGGCATCAGTCTGTGGCGCAGGTGCGTGCTGCTAGTCAGCTCGAGCGGGTGTATCAAGCGACCGCAGATACGTTGATGGGAATGATTCGTGATGGTGGTTTTCCGTTGTCAGGTCAGCCGAAGTCGCAGCGTCATGGCACTCCGCGGGCTGGGGATGGGGTTATTCGTATCGACAATGACGGTGTTATTGAGTATTTGTCGCCGAATGCCACGAGTGCGTTGTTGCGATTGGGGCATGAGGGCCCTTTGAAGGGTGCGTATTTGTCGAAGGTTGTGATTGACCTTCTGCAGGGGCATACGATTGTGGATGAGACGTTGCCGTTAGTGACGATGGGGCGCGCGGCGTGGCGCACTGATGTTGAGGCTGATGGCGGCGTGATGGCTATGCGGGCGGTGCCGTTGCGGCAGGGCAAGGAACGTTTGGGGGCGTTAATCCTTGTTCGCGACATCAGTGAGTTGCGGAGGCAGGAAGAGCAGCTTCTTACAAAAGATGCGACTATCCGCGAGATTCATCATCGGGTGAAAAACAATCTGCAGACGGTTGCTGCGTTGTTACGGTTGCAGGCTCGTCGTGTAACGGATACCTCTGCGCAGGCTTCGTTGGCTGAGGCTGGTAGGCGGGTGTCAACGATTGCGTTGGTACATGAGACGCTTTCGCGCAGTTTGGATGAGAGCGTGGGGTTCGATGAGATCGCTACTCGGGTGATTAACGCGATTCTTGAGGTGGCCGGTGGGACGGTGTCGTGGTCGCGGCAAGGCAGCTTTGGTCATCTTGATGCTGCGGAGGCGACACCGATGGCGTTGGTGCTAGCTGAGCTAGTGCAGAACACGGTTGATCACGCATTTGGTCCTGATGGGGGTCATGTGGTGTTGAGTGTTGCTGAGGCGGATGCTGGGGTTTTGCGGGTGGATATTTTTGATGATGGGGTCGGCTTGCCGGAAGGGTTCAAACCGGGGCGTTCAGGGTTGGGGACGCAGATTGTGCGTGCTTTTGTGCAGGACTTGCGGGGGAAAATCACGTGGGAGGCGCGCCCTGAAGGGGGAACGAAGGTGACTTTTACTGCGCGTAAACGCCTCACGGCGCACTCCCGCGCTGGGTGA
- a CDS encoding WhiB family transcriptional regulator, with protein sequence MDWRSRAECLTEDPELFFPIGNTGPALLQVEEAKTVCRRCAVMDTCLQWAIESGQDAGVWGGMSEDERRALKRRNARARRAS encoded by the coding sequence ATGGATTGGCGCAGCCGAGCAGAATGTCTGACCGAGGACCCCGAGCTTTTCTTCCCCATCGGAAACACCGGCCCCGCCCTGCTCCAGGTTGAAGAAGCCAAAACCGTATGCCGCCGCTGCGCAGTTATGGACACCTGCCTGCAGTGGGCCATCGAATCCGGCCAAGACGCCGGCGTATGGGGTGGCATGTCTGAAGACGAACGCCGCGCCCTCAAGCGCCGCAACGCCCGCGCCCGCCGCGCCAGCTAA